A window of the Henckelia pumila isolate YLH828 chromosome 3, ASM3356847v2, whole genome shotgun sequence genome harbors these coding sequences:
- the LOC140890109 gene encoding uncharacterized protein, protein MEDDEENEVAPKDDVLLDYSESREVPTRECPCFSDKETDKDKWAAYDAWKNRDYLCRNYILNGLDNTLYNVYSQDKASKDLWKSLEKKYRTEDAGMKKFIVGKFLNYKMIDFKSVLSQVQELQLLLHDFHADGMQINEPFQVSLVVEP, encoded by the exons ATGGAGGATGATGAAGAAAATGAG GTGGCACCAAAAGATGATGTTCTACTTGACTACTCTGAATCTCGTGAAGTTCCTACAAGAGAATGCCCCTGTTTTTCTGACAAAGAGACGGACAAAGATAAGTGGGCTGCTTATGATGCTTGGAAGAATAGAGACTACCTTTGTCGCAACTACATTTTGAATGGTTTGGACAACACTTTATACAACGTGTACAGTCAAGACAAGGCATCAAAGGACCTGTGGAAGTCTCTGGAAAAGAAGTACCGAACCGAAGATGCCGGAATGAAGAAATTCATTGTtggtaaatttttgaattataaAATGATTGACTTTAAATCTGTGTTGAGCCAAGTCCAGGAATTGCAACTTTTGTTGCATGATTTTCATGCTGATGGTATGCAAATTAATGAGCCTTTTCAAGTGTCATTGGTGGTGGAGCCGTGA
- the LOC140892684 gene encoding uncharacterized protein isoform X2 yields MSMRKSLNGRPSGTDGSDFSYRMVVDSRYKKVARGRSHLSAVIFTQAIIQFVAAVVLFQTAPKGVTLDKLYVSHAVISFISLLVGEIGRKRSRVHLLKLYLFGSSVATLISAICLLKSQTSFEIIKDLSRWEVSRFEVLKIASVVLVVQDS; encoded by the exons ATGAGTATGAGAAAATCTTTGAATGGAAGGCCAAGTGGGACAGACGGTTCTGATTTTTCCTACCGCATGGTTGTTGACTCCA GATATAAAAAGGTGGCTCGAGGAAGATCTCACCTCTCTGCTGTCATCTTCACTCAG GCAATTATTCAATTTGTAGCTGCAGTAGTTCTATTTCAAACTGCACCGAAGGGGGTGACTCTTGATAAACTTTATGTATCTCATGCTGTTATTAGTTTTATTTCACTCTTAGTAGGAGAAATAG GTCGGAAACGCAGCCGTGTTCATCTTTTGAAGTTGTATTTGTTTGGATCTTCAGTTGCCACCCTTATCTCAGCTATTTGTCTCCTTAAGAGCCAAACATCATTCGAG ATCATCAAAGATCTCAGTAGATGGGAGGTGTCAAGATTTGAAGTTTTGAAGATTGCTTCTGTTGTACTCG TTGTGCAGGATTCTTGA
- the LOC140892684 gene encoding uncharacterized protein isoform X1, whose translation MSMRKSLNGRPSGTDGSDFSYRMVVDSRYKKVARGRSHLSAVIFTQAIIQFVAAVVLFQTAPKGVTLDKLYVSHAVISFISLLVGEIGRKRSRVHLLKLYLFGSSVATLISAICLLKSQTSFEIIKDLSRWEVSRFEVLKIASVVLGFLTQIYAITATTALIHNMAPPKRTS comes from the exons ATGAGTATGAGAAAATCTTTGAATGGAAGGCCAAGTGGGACAGACGGTTCTGATTTTTCCTACCGCATGGTTGTTGACTCCA GATATAAAAAGGTGGCTCGAGGAAGATCTCACCTCTCTGCTGTCATCTTCACTCAG GCAATTATTCAATTTGTAGCTGCAGTAGTTCTATTTCAAACTGCACCGAAGGGGGTGACTCTTGATAAACTTTATGTATCTCATGCTGTTATTAGTTTTATTTCACTCTTAGTAGGAGAAATAG GTCGGAAACGCAGCCGTGTTCATCTTTTGAAGTTGTATTTGTTTGGATCTTCAGTTGCCACCCTTATCTCAGCTATTTGTCTCCTTAAGAGCCAAACATCATTCGAG ATCATCAAAGATCTCAGTAGATGGGAGGTGTCAAGATTTGAAGTTTTGAAGATTGCTTCTGTTGTACTCG GATTCTTGACACAAATATATGCTATCACGGCGACGACTGCTCTTATTCACAATATGGCTCCTCCCAAGAGAACCTCTTGA